The Macrobrachium rosenbergii isolate ZJJX-2024 chromosome 12, ASM4041242v1, whole genome shotgun sequence region TTTTTGCTGCATTCATGGTATACTTTGGGATCTGGACCTTTGCCGTATGGTCAAAGTATTTCTTGTACTGAGGAAGTACGCTTTCTAGGACAGGTGTTTTACTTATTTGGGTGTCCTGCCCTTAGCATATTGAATTGTCTAAAAGTTTTGATATCCTGAAAGTGTTGTAACACCTAATTATGGAACAGACAAACATAATACTGAAACTGCATAGAActtatttcatttgaaagatgtcGTAAGGATGTGAAGTTCGTTATTCAGCTAAGCCTAGTCGGCTTAGAATGTTATATTCTGTACAACATGCTTGTCTTTGTCTTGAAGCTGGGGAGTTTTGATCCTTCATGTCTAGCTTGCATGTTGATGCTGAAGAGTTACAGCGCCAATTTCACTTCTTCGGTAGTGGGATGGGATACAATTTGCTCAATTCCATGGTCTCTTCAGTTGCCagtagaaatttttataatttttatgagaattttacAAGCTGTACCAGCCTTAAAACTAAGAGTTTTAAGATTTTAGAAACAATGAATGTTGCAAATAGTTTGTTATACCCTTTTACATGTTATGTGTGCTTGGAATTACCCGTTACCAAATTCTGCAGTTATATTACTGGGGCAGAGAACAATCGAGGAGGAAACAAGATGGGTGTTTTAGTATATTCCTCAGAACATGTAAATGTTACAATGATTTTTATAAAAGAGTCGAAATCCAAAGCTGCATTGGTTGCAGATTTTTAGAGATGGTTTAGTTATGAAATAGTAATTTCTACTAGAGAATCAAATTTTGCAGCTGGCCTTTATGGGAGTTTTATTTAATAGAGCATATTGCAACTCTCCCAATATCTAGTTTCAGCTGCAACAATAGTATAAGAGTAGGAtccagctaaataaaaaaaaatatatcagagggTGAAGTGTAATGTGATGCTTAGAAAACAGAAGGTTGTAATATTCCATCTTCATATTGATCTGTTGTGGTTAACTGTTGAGAGTTACATCATGAATGGTGGAAGAGTTACATCATGAATGGTGGAAATGAACATTTCTAGGATCATTGCCTTGTCCTGCTGACTTAAGCACATGCTGGCTGAATGTCCTGGTCTACATGAAccaagagactttttttttttcaagcaggGCGGAGACAGATGAAAACTGTTGTTTGGTCAGAAATTTACGAGAGAATATACTGTGCAGTTCTGGTAGGATTTTTAATTTCACTACAGAAGCTGGTTTTCTGGAACGAATGTAAATCTTTACTTACTTCTGTTTTAACATAATGTTAGATCATTAACATGACCGATTTTTTCATTCATCCTGTATACTGATATACTTTCTttactgatttatgaaaaatcCAAACATCTTTTCGCCGTCAGCGACCCTGGCGTTTTGGCACCAGATAGTTCACAGTCAGTGAATCGAATATTTGATCAGTGGGCCCACCTATTTCTTGAGGTtggaacaaaggggaaaaatgtctttatatattcctAGAATCTTAggataactaaaataaatttaactaacctatttaaatctaaatttatgATTAAAGACAAGAAGCATAAGCGTATTAGTAATGTAAACATTATTAAACAAATAGATTACTTAAAAGATTGCTGTGTGGGAGAGAAAGTTCTCATAAAAATCACTGAGAACTCGAAACTTACTTCGGTTGTAATGTATCGTTTGTATAATTTTATCCAACAATGATGAACAGGTTATTGTtaacctaacaattgttttacacATAGTAaggtttaggaaaataaaatgaagaaactgtTACTTTTCAATTTAAGAAGATCAAACTTTCTTGGAGTACGTTAGCAAAAAGAGATGAAATGTGCATTTCAGACGTGCATTAATTCATCATATTATTTACACCTTTTTTCTAGTTTATGtgtttagactttcattattagaTAAAGAGTTTTAAGAATCTTGCCTAGAAGAGTTTAATGTTCTTGATTAAATTTGTAATAGTATGCTTGTGTTCTTTCAGCAAAATATAACGTGGCTTTGAAATATTTGGTCATAAAGCACATAAGAACCTCTGAAATTCATCGTTTTCTTCTGTTTATGGGTTTAATTTCTCTACTAAATCATTTGTGCAGAATCTTGTACTTTCCTCCACCTTTGAAAATTTTGGCCATATGGGTAGATGATTGGATCTGGTGGACTCTTACTTACCTTTTGGGCACATCTTAGAAGTTGTTTCTCTCATCATGTTACTCACTTCTTCAGAACTGGTGCGTTGTTCTGAATTCTAAGTGAAAATACAGAAGGTACATTGGCGGCAAAAAGTTatgaagttatttacattttcccttttacTAGGGCTTCTTAAGCTTATGACACCTGAATGGAGATAACTTAGCTTAGATCTATAGGAAAACTTAAAAGGACTGTGAAATCCATACTCTAATGcacatatacaattttatttcttaacaggACTGTCAAGCAGTTAAGTTTTAAATGTTGCCATTTCATTGAGCTATTTATAATCCAAGTGGCTATTAAGTGAGATCATCATTTTATCAGTAATATTGAACGTACACACAGAATAAATTTGGACCTTTAAGTACTGAGTCTACTGTGCAAAGACACATGTTAAAGTTGCTGGAATAACATGATGATTTTCAGCTTGAAATTCTAAGTTTGAAGGATTTTATTATGGCTTACTAACAGCTGTTGGTTCTTTCAAGTCCTGCCATCCGAACTTGATGCCACCACGCGCCTTGACTTTGGACTGCTGATGGGGAGACAAACTCCTCACAAGCATTCAAGTGCATGGCGCTACATGGTGTCTGAGCAATATTGGTAGGTAATCTAGGTGCACTAAGAGTGGACATATTAACATTTGTGGAGCCCCAGTTTCCAACAGCAGAGACATGAGGCTTAAAATCAACTTCGGCTATTTCCCCCATTAAATGCTGGTGGGGAGGTTGTGGTTGTATGTGTGACTGCATTTGCATTTGGTTTTGCAGTAAATTCAGTTGTTGTGGGTTGTGAGTTAATGGGCTACAAACTGATGCTTCTCTCATATTCCTCCCATTGTGTGATTGGTTGTTATCAGCATCTATGGTATTTGTAGGCCAGTGTCTGAGCAGCATATCCTCAGGCTGTACTCCAAATTTTGGTTGGAGGTGAGATCTTGGTATGTTGTTATAGCTTCTCAATGAGGCAATGTCTTGTGACATTGGTAAAAATTCTCTTGGTGGTGTTAGGTTCCCATTAGTGTCAAGTGGctggtagttttcaagattattCTGGATTCCACTACAGTCATAAACTGTATCATGTTCTAGGGAAGGCTCTGTTTTCATACGTTTTAAAGGCGACTGGATTGCATCTTCAGCTACCATTGATGTGTAAGTTGATGCAGGATTCACTGGGCTAGCTTGTTGGAATGGCGTGGAATGTCTATTTTGCTGCTGAAAAGGGGTTTCTGTATCTCTATATGGATGTGGAAATACCATTGAATCTTTGCTCGACTCCTGTAATGATGGAaaatttcttctttgcttttgaaATGGCACGGTGTCTCTATTTGATTGTTGGAAAGGAATTGTGGAGTCTCTGTTCTGATGGTGAAATGGTGTAGGTTCTCTGTTTGACTGCTGAAATGAAGCCATACTTCTACTTGTTTGTTGATAGGAAGCAATATTTCTGGTTGTTTGCTGAAAAGGTGTAGGCTCCCTGCTCGGTTGCTGAAAAGGTGTACATTCTCTATTTGGCATCTGAAATGGCATGGATTCTCCATTTAGCTGCTGGAATGGTTTTGAATCCCTGTTATGTTGCTGAAGTGGCACAGATTCCCTGTTTGATTGCTGAAATGATGACGGATCTCCCATTGGTTGTTGGAACTGTGAAGTTTGTCTGCTTGGCTGATGGAATGGTATTGAATCTCTAATTGGTTGTTGAAATGATGTGTGGTCTGTGGCTGAGTGCTGTAGTGATGCTGAATCCCTGCTCTGCAGATTAAATGTTACAGCATCCCTACTTTGCTGTTGATAAGAAATTGCCATGTCCCGGTTTTGTTGGAATGGTGTCGATTCCCTGCTTGCTTGCTGGAATGAGGCTTTATTTGGGCTTGACTGCTGGAAAGGCATGGTGTCAACGTTTGCCTGCTGCAGTGGCATAGAACCAGTCTGTGGATTCTGAGCTAATGTTGAGTCAGTGCTTGACTGCAAGGATGTGGGATCTCCACTTGACTGCAGGCCAGGGGGAGAACCTCTGCTTGTCTGATGAGACATTTTTGGAGAAACCCTAAGGTCTTCAGGTTTATCACTTGAACAGTTAGGCCAGGGTACCTGTAAGgtagaaaataatttgttgatgaatgaaaaatagtAACTTTCTGTTTAGCAAGAATTTACATCTATTAGAATTATAATGGAATAGGTAtaagaattataatgaaatatgtatcTTGGTCCAGAACGTTTCTGAAATGATCTTGAGTTGGTTAGGTTTAATcagatattttactttaaattatgtGACACACTATTTTCCTCAGTATTAATATGTTGTCTACATAAGTGGTTAGAGTGAATTTGTTCAAGAACACCACGAGCAGGTGTTAATCTTCACTTTCATGTTCACTTACTAGtgaagttttgtttttggttgtttgttCTACTAGTGAAGTTTTGTTTTCGCTTGGTTGTTCTACTAGTGAAGTTTTGTTTTCGGTTGTTTGTTCTACTAGTGAAGTTTTGTTTCTGGTTGTTTGTTCTACCAGTGAAGTTTTGTTTTCGGTTGTTTATTTTACTAGTAAAGTTTTGTTTTCGGTTGTTTGTTCTACTAGtgaagttttgtttttggttgtttgttCTACTAGTGAAGTTTTGTTTTCGGTTGtttgttcctttctctttttctgaaaTGTATTGCATTTTTGAGAGGTTTATGTACTCATTGGAAAAGGAAAACGGCAAAATGAATATCGTAAAGCAAAGCCTAAACATATTGATTGAACCTCTTACCTCAATCCACTGTTTTAAATGAGCTTTTTCTAGTCGTTGCTGTATGTGCCTTCTTCGCCGTGTTTATGCATTTTACATAATGTTGGTGGATACTTTACGATAATGGCAGATTCTTTAAAGTACAGAATACCGGAGTTTGACATTAATTTATTCTCAGAAATAGGAGATTTtagttgaacacacacacacacgcatatatatatatatatatatatatatatatatatatatatatatactgtgtatatatatatatatatatatatatatatatatatatatatatatactcatgtatatatatatatatatatatatatatatatatatatgtatatgtatatatatatatatatatatatatatatatatatatatatatatatatatatatatatac contains the following coding sequences:
- the LOC136844503 gene encoding heat shock protein DDB_G0288861-like encodes the protein MATGESVEGDTLIAKAGGNGKSRRGKLNCQKNNCPSVGKGERVDGVGVEGVGAAVGKGGGGEGGGGATTKSKRPQYCTICKNHNQQVLKKRHKCPYSDCQCPLCQLSRRVQCIMCHQQRLWRFRKSMEKNGSSHGGSEVSTTPNSSSASPTSPNSSSSSTFASERDCQLQESALDDPLGGSELSNGKERLKGERSGKQQVCDKCRNHDVWVLKRGHKGKCPYENCTCQYCSFTIKRRDLMKHQQRVRRAQVTTLPTTGTHDYVLQPVENSAGAKTTNLPSPDEMSTSSPDGNCGINDQEPHNTNQNASVERQVPWPNCSSDKPEDLRVSPKMSHQTSRGSPPGLQSSGDPTSLQSSTDSTLAQNPQTGSMPLQQANVDTMPFQQSSPNKASFQQASRESTPFQQNRDMAISYQQQSRDAVTFNLQSRDSASLQHSATDHTSFQQPIRDSIPFHQPSRQTSQFQQPMGDPSSFQQSNRESVPLQQHNRDSKPFQQLNGESMPFQMPNRECTPFQQPSREPTPFQQTTRNIASYQQTSRSMASFQQSNREPTPFHHQNRDSTIPFQQSNRDTVPFQKQRRNFPSLQESSKDSMVFPHPYRDTETPFQQQNRHSTPFQQASPVNPASTYTSMVAEDAIQSPLKRMKTEPSLEHDTVYDCSGIQNNLENYQPLDTNGNLTPPREFLPMSQDIASLRSYNNIPRSHLQPKFGVQPEDMLLRHWPTNTIDADNNQSHNGRNMREASVCSPLTHNPQQLNLLQNQMQMQSHIQPQPPHQHLMGEIAEVDFKPHVSAVGNWGSTNVNMSTLSAPRLPTNIAQTPCSAMHLNACEEFVSPSAVQSQGAWWHQVRMAGLERTNSC